A genomic segment from Maridesulfovibrio ferrireducens encodes:
- a CDS encoding SPOR domain-containing protein: MKKVRDLKIFILAVACLQLLILSSFLQAEERIVSSTSVAQNSPFVKKYGSKRVWTVRISSFLRAENAWNFYSYLQKLGFKPVMVRLFDSKYRLWNIVQIGDYPTRSQAKASGRSFKKKMNLDYQIKSMNLGFLAARKATSPDTPLPLRPDKTFVGDPVRPNVVKTGPADGNIPEDLKGGSEEFFYEIDQNDVLRAVSQRQREVILARIMVRRGYVDDGIRLYEKLVKIYPEDMDLREEYISTLIDNEEYNNAESLLQGWLDDDPVAAGALRQSARLKLLTGDYAQQQASLNYILQLRPGDTDALSSSAYGRQEGGDWLGAIESFSELIDREPNNVDARRALSGLLTQRRPRLGLTPRVYLQTNDTITTSMKTNFSMQLDSLTRGEFIYDFAQIYRPEGDGIEKVDKTINRAVFLFRRDFSRKFTGILGIGAFEGTAEGVTGALGFDWLVHDSGPVSFLVDYNNPWIDEPSAANYKGRYNQVSLTYDGFYNDTWGLFMNGQVRQYVVDNDRLYGTKGIYNVILTRKLLNNPELYVSYSYYRSHFKYDDENYTPITLVQNESIHTLSTSFSKWFCETIGVQVAGGIRQDEFKSSPSYFASPNLIVRLGERWEFNAGYEYSSDSGLAGGGESQAITGGISYVF, translated from the coding sequence TTGAAAAAGGTCCGTGACTTAAAAATTTTTATTTTGGCAGTAGCATGTTTGCAACTGTTGATCTTATCCTCTTTTCTTCAGGCTGAAGAAAGAATTGTGTCATCGACATCCGTAGCTCAAAATAGTCCTTTTGTAAAAAAATACGGTTCTAAGAGGGTGTGGACTGTTCGAATTTCATCTTTTTTGAGAGCAGAGAATGCTTGGAATTTTTATTCATATCTTCAAAAGCTTGGTTTTAAGCCTGTAATGGTCAGGCTTTTTGATTCAAAATATCGTTTGTGGAATATTGTTCAGATCGGAGATTATCCCACACGCAGTCAAGCTAAAGCTTCCGGACGTTCTTTTAAGAAAAAGATGAATCTCGATTATCAGATTAAGAGTATGAATTTAGGGTTTCTCGCTGCAAGAAAGGCTACTTCACCTGATACTCCTTTGCCTCTAAGACCTGATAAAACATTTGTAGGTGATCCGGTCAGACCAAATGTTGTTAAAACTGGTCCGGCGGATGGGAATATTCCAGAGGATTTAAAGGGCGGATCAGAAGAATTCTTTTATGAAATTGATCAGAATGATGTGTTGCGGGCCGTTTCTCAGCGTCAGCGTGAAGTCATTTTGGCGCGCATAATGGTCCGTCGCGGTTATGTAGATGACGGAATTAGATTGTATGAGAAGTTGGTTAAAATTTATCCCGAAGATATGGATTTGCGCGAAGAGTACATTTCTACCCTGATTGATAATGAGGAATATAACAACGCCGAAAGTCTGCTTCAAGGTTGGCTTGACGATGACCCTGTAGCCGCAGGAGCTTTGCGTCAATCGGCACGTCTTAAACTGCTTACAGGTGATTATGCTCAGCAACAGGCTTCCCTTAATTATATTTTACAGCTGCGCCCCGGAGATACTGATGCGTTGTCTTCCAGTGCATATGGGCGTCAGGAAGGGGGAGACTGGCTTGGAGCTATCGAGAGTTTTTCCGAACTGATTGACCGCGAGCCTAACAATGTTGATGCGCGTCGCGCTTTGTCCGGTCTTCTAACGCAGCGTAGACCTCGCTTGGGCCTTACTCCGCGAGTTTATTTGCAGACTAATGACACAATTACAACTTCAATGAAGACGAATTTTTCTATGCAGCTAGACAGCCTGACGCGGGGCGAATTTATTTATGATTTTGCGCAGATTTATCGGCCTGAAGGGGATGGCATCGAGAAGGTTGATAAAACAATCAACCGTGCAGTCTTTTTGTTTCGCAGAGATTTTTCACGTAAATTTACCGGAATTTTAGGCATCGGTGCTTTTGAGGGGACAGCAGAAGGGGTTACCGGAGCGCTTGGTTTTGACTGGCTGGTTCACGATTCCGGTCCTGTTTCATTTTTGGTTGATTATAATAATCCGTGGATTGATGAGCCTTCCGCAGCAAATTATAAAGGTCGTTATAATCAGGTTTCGCTGACGTATGACGGATTTTATAATGACACTTGGGGATTGTTCATGAACGGACAGGTTCGTCAGTATGTTGTGGATAATGACAGATTGTATGGGACCAAAGGTATTTATAATGTTATTTTAACAAGAAAGCTTTTGAATAATCCTGAACTGTATGTATCCTATTCATATTATCGGTCACATTTTAAATACGATGATGAAAATTATACTCCGATTACATTGGTACAAAATGAGAGTATTCATACTTTGAGCACAAGTTTTAGTAAGTGGTTTTGTGAGACTATAGGGGTTCAGGTTGCCGGAGGTATAAGACAGGATGAGTTTAAAAGTTCTCCGAGTTATTTTGCTTCTCCTAATTTGATTGTGCGACTGGGTGAGCGATGGGAATTTAACGCAGGATATGAGTATAGCAGTGATTCCGGGCTAGCTGGCGGAGGTGAAAGTCAGGCTATTACTGGTGGCATCAGTTATGTTTTCTAA
- a CDS encoding tetratricopeptide repeat protein — protein MNIKLWRILLFVLIIIGATVLIYPFPRDMVPLYLKSGEIAKASDLISTLLDENPDDLQLLTIGADVYLVRGLPDKAIASLNRVLEFKPKDLAVLEKLVQFYEWNVMPREALQTWERISKISSKHKKPFEKLVMYYRFYNMIHDEVGAIIKLNNLQSTREFTDVFQKGINLEVARLSGKYDEQKEDPYQDYLIRHIFIVGEQFRIALADNEKINYLEFVTYALEYYVEVDRIEEALSFASYMDKETGKGLKNRIQLVKVLGWSQQYTAALDLAEKLYKIKPDSTILLREMVWLAQSLNRYDLAEFSLEQLVRIEPDNNQHREDLGNMYMQTGKFGQAVALFRDLADKIGNLFKYAHDMLRAALYSSDTKLMAEVVAETESLNISDPEYQRTRAELLLGLNRPREAYAMLRAVAEGPGGEIEDYVRLLDAAGATGDDKLVAETVDLALRFKPDDISLMRQGAEAWMNAGNPLKSYQLYRKVVRKEGQEKDVIGMLLAAAETQKIKTAKEAAGYATKVLPDNIKVLSQAGEIMLWLNSPVDGYPYYKKAAVLTGGEKEAVMRLMQVASFTADSKIFRDAATTAVKLRPYDEQVAMLAAGVWAAAGDMEKAKQLIVRFADRKGETYEMLLQWADLADKSGLTEEAYRLYDQIYSLNSKDKKVRANLARLAGWTNRPKVSAKLFGEMSDEQPGSFSLAIQAAKGYSDSAEYATAVGYYERALSLKTSDTDLKLELALNYGLAGMNAKRIILLQDLYIQGVLPQGEKIELARAYLEEKDPQKALEILEPYARLRTLPRFEGFLLASAYDQAGRGREASEIYKRLGREHNKDGIFMARLGAEALFNNHIDEAFHLFESALRVDKKNQTALKGIAIIYTERNEYKRAIAKFRAYNRIVPDDADARFQLGEIFLLVNREGDAVREFKRAKRILKRQGKVQKNLSIQAKKIIDRE, from the coding sequence TTGAATATCAAGTTGTGGCGAATACTTTTATTTGTGCTCATAATTATCGGAGCCACCGTTCTTATCTATCCTTTCCCGAGAGATATGGTTCCGCTGTATCTAAAAAGCGGTGAGATAGCGAAGGCTTCTGATTTAATTTCGACACTTTTGGATGAAAATCCTGATGATCTGCAACTGCTTACTATAGGAGCGGATGTTTATCTTGTCCGTGGATTGCCGGATAAGGCCATTGCCAGTTTAAATAGAGTTCTTGAATTTAAGCCGAAGGATCTTGCTGTTCTTGAAAAACTGGTTCAGTTTTACGAATGGAATGTTATGCCTCGTGAGGCTTTGCAGACATGGGAGAGGATCTCAAAAATAAGTTCAAAACATAAAAAGCCATTTGAAAAACTGGTTATGTATTATCGTTTTTACAACATGATTCATGACGAAGTCGGCGCGATTATAAAGTTGAACAATTTACAGTCAACTCGTGAATTTACCGATGTTTTTCAAAAAGGGATAAATCTAGAAGTTGCCCGGCTCTCCGGAAAGTACGATGAACAAAAAGAAGATCCCTATCAGGATTATCTTATCAGGCATATTTTTATAGTAGGCGAGCAGTTCAGAATTGCTCTAGCTGATAATGAGAAAATTAATTATTTAGAGTTTGTTACTTATGCTCTTGAATATTATGTTGAAGTTGATCGTATTGAAGAGGCTTTATCCTTTGCTTCTTATATGGATAAAGAAACGGGGAAGGGATTAAAAAATCGTATTCAACTTGTTAAAGTTCTTGGCTGGTCTCAGCAATATACTGCTGCTTTGGATTTGGCGGAAAAATTATATAAGATTAAGCCGGATAGCACCATATTGCTTAGAGAAATGGTCTGGTTGGCTCAGAGTTTAAACAGATATGATCTAGCTGAGTTTTCATTGGAACAGTTGGTGCGCATTGAGCCTGATAATAACCAGCATCGTGAAGATCTGGGGAATATGTATATGCAGACCGGAAAATTCGGTCAGGCCGTGGCTCTTTTTCGTGATTTGGCAGATAAAATTGGTAATTTATTCAAATATGCTCATGATATGTTAAGAGCTGCTTTATATAGTTCTGATACAAAGTTGATGGCAGAAGTCGTGGCAGAGACTGAATCTCTTAATATTTCTGATCCTGAATATCAGCGTACAAGAGCTGAACTTTTACTCGGACTTAATCGTCCCCGCGAAGCATATGCAATGCTTAGGGCCGTGGCTGAAGGGCCCGGCGGTGAAATCGAAGATTATGTCAGACTGTTGGACGCTGCCGGAGCAACAGGAGATGATAAGCTTGTTGCAGAGACCGTCGATTTAGCCTTACGTTTTAAGCCGGATGACATTTCACTCATGCGCCAAGGGGCCGAGGCTTGGATGAATGCCGGTAATCCTTTAAAATCATATCAATTATATCGTAAAGTCGTTCGCAAAGAAGGGCAGGAGAAAGACGTTATAGGTATGCTGCTTGCCGCTGCGGAAACTCAGAAAATTAAAACCGCAAAAGAGGCTGCCGGATACGCAACTAAGGTGTTGCCCGATAATATTAAAGTTCTGTCTCAGGCCGGGGAGATAATGCTTTGGCTGAATTCTCCGGTTGACGGTTACCCCTATTATAAAAAGGCTGCGGTCCTGACCGGCGGAGAGAAAGAAGCTGTTATGAGGCTTATGCAGGTGGCGTCTTTTACTGCTGACAGCAAAATTTTTAGGGATGCGGCTACAACTGCGGTTAAATTAAGACCTTATGATGAACAGGTTGCAATGCTTGCCGCAGGAGTCTGGGCTGCTGCCGGAGACATGGAAAAAGCGAAACAGTTGATAGTCCGGTTTGCAGATAGAAAGGGCGAAACGTATGAAATGCTTCTTCAATGGGCTGATTTAGCAGATAAATCAGGACTTACCGAAGAAGCTTACAGGCTTTATGATCAAATTTATTCGTTGAATTCTAAAGATAAAAAGGTCCGCGCAAACTTGGCAAGGCTTGCAGGCTGGACGAATCGGCCAAAGGTATCTGCGAAGCTTTTCGGTGAGATGTCTGATGAGCAACCGGGTAGTTTTTCTTTGGCAATACAGGCCGCAAAAGGGTATTCTGACTCAGCCGAATATGCCACGGCTGTCGGTTATTATGAACGGGCTTTGTCTCTCAAAACGAGTGACACTGATTTAAAGCTTGAACTGGCTCTTAATTATGGTCTTGCAGGAATGAATGCGAAGCGGATCATCCTGTTGCAGGATTTGTATATACAGGGAGTGCTTCCACAGGGTGAAAAGATAGAATTGGCCAGAGCATATCTTGAAGAAAAAGATCCGCAAAAGGCTTTGGAAATTCTTGAACCTTATGCGCGTCTTAGGACTCTACCAAGATTTGAAGGGTTTTTGCTTGCTTCCGCTTATGATCAGGCTGGGCGCGGGCGCGAAGCCTCTGAAATTTATAAGAGGCTTGGACGTGAACATAATAAGGATGGAATTTTTATGGCTAGGCTTGGAGCTGAGGCCCTCTTTAATAATCATATTGATGAGGCTTTTCATTTGTTTGAATCAGCTCTCAGGGTGGATAAAAAGAACCAGACTGCGCTAAAGGGGATAGCAATAATTTATACTGAACGAAATGAGTATAAAAGGGCTATCGCCAAGTTCCGGGCATATAATAGAATTGTACCGGATGATGCCGATGCCAGATTTCAGCTTGGAGAGATATTTTTGCTGGTTAACAGAGAGGGTGATGCTGTAAGGGAATTTAAAAGAGCGAAGCGGATATTAAAGAGACAAGGGAAAGTTCAAAAGAATCTATCCATTCAAGCTAAAAAGATAATCGACAGGGAATAA
- the pelF gene encoding GT4 family glycosyltransferase PelF gives MNNEYDKNEKEYDVCLLLEGTYPFVSGGVSSWIHNLIKGMPELTFTAICILATSKEKAEYKYEVPDNFVDLKVIYLHDPIDNKKSPFSSISKKNMQKLRKFHYNLDKYDIGFMTEIVDLFRDDKYPLSELLHGKKAWDLLIEIYKPDVNKESFIDYFWTYRFTHLPIFKMLPITLPKAKVYHTISTGYAGLLGVIARVTTGRPLLLTEHGIYVKERKIEISQAEWIYHKKDERFRVDSKLGAIQTFWIRMFEQLGKICYDYSSEIYTLYEGNKQLEILEGADPAKIKIIPNGISLDNFLGLKPEDHDYKGQTEFAVGFVGRVVPIKDVKTFLRACKIVALKIEKLKVYIMGPTEEDEEYYEECVNLVKLLHIEKVIEFTGKVKVTDYLPKLDVIVLTSISEAQPLVIMEANCAGVPAVASDVGSCRELLEGRTVSDKALGPSGIVTKVADPIGTGEAILTILQKPILRKKMSLAGIERVKTFYKESDLNKTYLKIYHKYMKMEDLE, from the coding sequence ATGAATAATGAATATGATAAAAATGAAAAAGAATATGACGTTTGTTTACTTCTTGAGGGGACTTATCCATTTGTTTCCGGTGGTGTATCAAGCTGGATTCATAATTTAATTAAGGGAATGCCTGAACTGACATTTACAGCAATCTGTATTTTGGCAACATCTAAGGAAAAAGCAGAGTACAAATATGAAGTTCCGGATAACTTCGTAGACCTTAAAGTTATTTATCTTCATGATCCGATTGATAATAAAAAAAGTCCGTTTAGTAGTATTTCCAAAAAAAACATGCAGAAGTTGAGGAAGTTTCATTACAATCTTGATAAGTATGATATCGGTTTTATGACGGAAATTGTTGATCTATTCCGTGATGATAAATATCCGCTCAGTGAGTTGTTGCATGGTAAAAAGGCTTGGGATTTACTTATTGAGATATATAAACCTGATGTGAATAAAGAGTCTTTTATCGATTATTTCTGGACATATCGTTTTACTCATCTTCCCATTTTTAAAATGCTTCCAATAACTCTGCCTAAAGCAAAGGTTTATCATACTATCTCGACAGGTTATGCTGGTCTTTTAGGCGTTATAGCCAGAGTTACAACCGGTCGCCCTCTGTTGCTTACCGAGCATGGCATTTACGTGAAAGAGCGTAAGATAGAAATTTCGCAGGCTGAATGGATTTATCATAAGAAAGATGAAAGATTCAGAGTGGACAGCAAGCTTGGAGCAATTCAAACGTTCTGGATTCGCATGTTCGAGCAACTTGGAAAGATTTGTTACGACTATTCTTCAGAAATATATACCCTTTACGAAGGTAATAAGCAGCTTGAAATTCTTGAAGGGGCTGATCCAGCTAAAATTAAGATAATTCCTAATGGGATCAGTCTTGATAATTTTTTGGGACTAAAACCGGAAGATCATGATTACAAAGGGCAGACAGAATTCGCTGTTGGTTTTGTCGGCAGAGTTGTGCCTATTAAAGATGTGAAGACTTTTCTCAGAGCCTGCAAAATTGTTGCGCTAAAAATAGAGAAATTGAAAGTTTATATAATGGGGCCGACTGAGGAAGATGAAGAATATTACGAAGAATGCGTAAACCTTGTAAAGTTGCTTCATATTGAAAAGGTTATTGAGTTTACAGGAAAAGTTAAGGTTACAGATTATCTGCCTAAACTTGATGTCATTGTACTGACCAGCATAAGTGAAGCTCAGCCGCTTGTTATAATGGAAGCCAATTGTGCCGGAGTGCCTGCTGTTGCTTCAGATGTGGGTTCGTGTCGGGAGTTGCTTGAAGGGCGAACTGTTTCGGATAAAGCTCTTGGTCCTTCCGGGATTGTAACAAAAGTTGCAGATCCGATCGGGACAGGAGAGGCTATTCTAACAATTCTACAAAAACCTATCCTTAGAAAGAAAATGTCATTGGCGGGCATTGAGCGGGTAAAAACATTCTATAAAGAATCTGATTTGAACAAAACATATTTAAAAATTTATCACAAATATATGAAGATGGAAGACTTGGAGTAA
- the pelG gene encoding exopolysaccharide Pel transporter PelG — protein sequence MAGIGFELRRMLGKDSYLSEMSAYLYAAMVSSGPWLMSVLCLSILGLYSYSGFSRLDQEIFRTTIVYVYAFMLVYVGYIQLVVTRYLADKFYLGEERLTLTAFFSSSILVLIVGSIIGIGGLWTFELTITYKIIAVVLFLIVAMIWLAMIFLSAVKDFRSIVQAFAIGTSISVGVAFLLYPLMGLDGYLLGYTLGQAVIYFWLLARLLAEFPARRVWDLGMLSYFLKYWELALIGMLFNLAIWIDKILFWFAPDSRMVVPYLRTHDMYEGPIFFAYLTIVPTLAIFLVKIETKFYEHYHDYFAKIISKKDLSSILEEKKGMVIILKESLREILIVQGSLTLLCLFMASDFIAIVGLSPIQKPLLQIALIGSLMQVMLSVAVIILFYFDLRKEVLLITLIFLFSNAGLTLLSMKLGFTFYGYGYCYSCFISLMCAYYFVSKSVTDLEYITFAGQPII from the coding sequence ATGGCTGGAATCGGATTTGAATTAAGGCGAATGCTGGGCAAAGACAGTTATCTGTCTGAGATGTCGGCTTACTTGTACGCTGCGATGGTTTCATCCGGACCGTGGCTTATGAGTGTTCTCTGTTTATCTATCCTAGGGTTGTATTCATATTCCGGTTTTTCTCGTCTCGATCAGGAAATTTTCAGGACAACTATTGTTTATGTTTATGCTTTTATGCTGGTTTATGTCGGATATATTCAACTCGTAGTAACTCGTTACCTTGCTGATAAGTTCTATCTGGGTGAAGAACGACTCACCCTTACAGCTTTTTTTTCCAGTTCTATCCTTGTGCTTATTGTCGGTTCTATTATCGGGATTGGAGGACTTTGGACCTTTGAATTAACTATAACGTATAAGATTATAGCTGTTGTCCTCTTTCTGATTGTTGCAATGATATGGCTGGCGATGATTTTTCTTTCCGCAGTAAAAGATTTCCGCAGTATTGTGCAGGCCTTCGCCATTGGTACATCTATCAGCGTAGGAGTTGCCTTTCTGCTTTATCCTTTGATGGGGCTTGATGGGTATTTACTTGGATATACTTTGGGGCAGGCTGTTATTTATTTCTGGCTTCTGGCAAGGCTTTTGGCTGAGTTTCCGGCCAGACGGGTGTGGGATTTGGGTATGCTGTCCTATTTTTTAAAATATTGGGAACTTGCGTTGATCGGTATGCTTTTTAATCTGGCAATATGGATAGACAAAATTTTATTCTGGTTTGCCCCTGATTCAAGAATGGTGGTTCCTTATTTGCGAACTCATGATATGTATGAAGGACCGATCTTTTTTGCTTATTTAACAATTGTTCCGACTTTAGCTATTTTTTTGGTCAAAATTGAAACTAAATTTTATGAGCATTATCATGATTATTTTGCAAAAATAATTTCAAAAAAAGACCTTTCCAGTATTTTGGAAGAGAAGAAAGGAATGGTTATCATACTTAAGGAAAGCTTGCGTGAAATTTTAATCGTTCAGGGATCGTTAACTCTTCTGTGTTTGTTTATGGCTTCCGATTTTATTGCGATTGTAGGGCTTTCTCCTATTCAAAAGCCACTCTTGCAGATAGCTTTGATCGGTTCATTGATGCAGGTTATGCTCTCAGTTGCTGTGATTATTTTATTCTATTTTGATTTGCGGAAAGAGGTTTTGCTGATAACTTTGATATTTCTATTCAGTAATGCGGGTCTTACTCTGTTAAGTATGAAATTAGGGTTTACTTTTTACGGATACGGTTACTGCTATTCCTGTTTTATTTCTTTAATGTGTGCATATTACTTTGTCTCAAAAAGCGTGACAGATCTGGAGTATATAACTTTTGCTGGGCAGCCGATAATTTAA
- a CDS encoding GAF domain-containing protein, whose protein sequence is MLKVHAVVKKYKLSKYFEVLTGVITLTVINFIFFRSDLGFINVSPHPYWIIVLLTASRYGFSGGAFAGFITAVAYFGFVLLSIPDLALVEFKSLSMWGKPALFFIVGVVIGEMRELNIKEYSLLSEERDAYKEAFNKIKIKFDVLSEAKQEIDTRIISQENTLGTLYEAAQGLRTLSQESIFPAVLEILIEFMSVEDCSIYTLEGDEFKLNTAIRHGRSSLPDRIPYYEGLMGLAAEDKKTVSIKEVADSESMPSGIIISAPILADNQKHVIGVLNVEKMPFMKFNSDSVRVAGLVADWCGSSIENATIFQETKDKLIADEMIDAYTYDYFKRRLREEFVRSRRYELDLSLILLEFPSMENASDDGREEVLMAFSMILKNQIREIDILFLNDKPGSFFLVLPTTPVAGARVVVKNILNAFRALSMMAFESDESLVEIRAGVSGYSMGMEDPMDMVKAVEEDVVSVLFAE, encoded by the coding sequence ATGCTTAAGGTTCATGCTGTCGTAAAAAAATATAAGCTCTCAAAGTATTTTGAAGTGTTAACAGGAGTAATTACACTCACTGTTATTAATTTTATTTTTTTCCGCTCTGATCTAGGTTTTATTAACGTGTCTCCTCATCCCTATTGGATTATCGTGTTGCTTACCGCTTCCCGTTATGGGTTCAGTGGCGGAGCATTTGCGGGATTTATCACAGCTGTGGCCTATTTTGGATTTGTACTGCTTTCAATTCCGGACCTTGCTCTTGTTGAATTTAAAAGTCTTTCCATGTGGGGAAAGCCTGCTTTGTTTTTTATTGTGGGTGTTGTGATTGGCGAAATGCGGGAACTTAATATCAAAGAATATAGTTTGTTAAGTGAAGAGCGCGATGCCTATAAGGAAGCCTTCAATAAAATAAAAATAAAATTTGATGTCTTAAGTGAAGCAAAGCAGGAAATTGATACCAGAATTATTTCTCAGGAAAACACTTTGGGAACTTTGTATGAGGCTGCGCAAGGTCTTCGTACTTTGAGTCAGGAAAGTATTTTTCCTGCGGTTCTTGAGATTCTTATAGAGTTTATGAGTGTCGAAGATTGTTCTATTTATACCCTCGAGGGTGATGAATTTAAGCTGAATACCGCGATAAGGCATGGGAGAAGTTCGCTACCTGACAGAATCCCTTATTATGAAGGTTTAATGGGATTGGCAGCTGAAGATAAAAAAACAGTTTCGATTAAAGAAGTGGCAGATTCTGAAAGCATGCCGAGCGGTATAATTATCTCCGCACCGATTTTAGCAGATAATCAAAAACATGTTATCGGCGTCCTGAATGTCGAAAAAATGCCGTTTATGAAATTTAACAGTGACTCTGTGCGAGTTGCCGGACTTGTTGCCGACTGGTGCGGAAGCAGTATTGAAAACGCGACAATATTTCAAGAGACCAAAGATAAACTCATCGCAGATGAAATGATTGATGCTTATACTTATGATTATTTCAAAAGGAGATTGCGTGAGGAATTTGTAAGATCACGCAGGTATGAGCTGGATTTATCACTAATTTTATTAGAATTTCCAAGTATGGAAAATGCTTCGGATGATGGTAGAGAAGAAGTTTTGATGGCTTTCAGTATGATTTTGAAAAATCAGATTCGCGAAATTGATATTTTGTTTTTGAATGATAAGCCCGGTTCTTTTTTTCTGGTCTTGCCGACAACTCCGGTGGCAGGTGCAAGGGTTGTCGTTAAGAATATTTTGAATGCGTTTAGAGCGCTGAGTATGATGGCATTTGAGTCCGATGAAAGTCTGGTTGAGATTCGGGCCGGAGTGTCTGGCTACTCTATGGGTATGGAAGATCCTATGGACATGGTTAAAGCCGTAGAAGAGGATGTCGTCAGTGTTTTATTCGCGGAGTAA
- a CDS encoding HEAT repeat domain-containing protein, with protein MFYSRSKIILSARLWFAAAFLFAYWFETGAFWFYVNRSESPYFVYAAVLSHTFAALSFFITRPKPRALPGIGYYYPRLAALFTFFMPGIGLLGISMTLFMSRVFMTSHGLAEEYKEKAFEGSGIDVDLPEDINVFLYEELDIHPIADILAGDDVGMKRGAVNLLRRIGSAEAVSLLRKSLSDENAEVRFYAHIALARLEEDYAQSLDKAEIRTKKYGSAQSYAELGSVYRKYAQSGLPEINIQEQSMKSSCDNWKIASEMVPENTDYLMRLAEIYIESQRFSEAVEIYKSTRSNPKLELESRLGMCRAYFEMGNFIALFHEVETMRAKPELESSDPFKKVVYDFWMNGESAYE; from the coding sequence GTGTTTTATTCGCGGAGTAAAATAATCCTTTCAGCGCGGCTTTGGTTCGCTGCCGCCTTTTTATTTGCATATTGGTTTGAAACTGGTGCGTTCTGGTTTTATGTGAACAGGTCTGAATCTCCCTATTTTGTCTACGCTGCTGTTTTGTCGCATACTTTTGCAGCATTATCTTTTTTTATTACGAGGCCGAAGCCCAGAGCTTTGCCGGGGATCGGATATTATTATCCCCGCTTGGCAGCTCTTTTTACTTTTTTCATGCCCGGTATCGGACTTTTGGGTATTTCAATGACTTTGTTTATGTCCAGAGTTTTTATGACAAGTCACGGTCTTGCCGAGGAATATAAAGAAAAAGCTTTTGAGGGAAGCGGTATAGATGTTGATCTTCCCGAAGATATTAATGTTTTTTTGTATGAAGAATTGGATATTCATCCTATTGCGGATATTCTTGCCGGGGATGATGTCGGAATGAAGCGTGGCGCTGTTAATCTGCTCAGGCGGATTGGGTCGGCAGAGGCTGTTTCATTACTTAGAAAAAGTCTGTCAGATGAAAATGCAGAGGTCCGTTTTTACGCACATATCGCTCTTGCTCGCCTAGAAGAAGATTATGCTCAGTCATTGGATAAAGCTGAGATACGCACTAAAAAATATGGTAGTGCACAATCTTACGCAGAGCTTGGGTCTGTCTATAGAAAATATGCTCAAAGCGGTCTCCCAGAAATTAATATTCAGGAACAATCAATGAAATCGTCTTGTGATAACTGGAAGATTGCTTCTGAAATGGTTCCTGAGAATACTGATTATCTTATGAGGCTGGCAGAAATTTATATTGAGAGCCAGAGGTTTTCTGAAGCAGTTGAAATATATAAAAGCACTAGGAGTAATCCAAAGCTTGAACTTGAATCCCGCTTGGGAATGTGCAGAGCTTATTTTGAAATGGGTAATTTTATTGCATTGTTTCATGAAGTTGAGACTATGCGGGCGAAACCGGAGTTAGAATCTTCTGATCCATTTAAAAAAGTTGTGTATGATTTTTGGATGAATGGAGAGTCTGCGTATGAATAA